The Thermococcus peptonophilus genomic sequence CATAGCCGCAGGGGCCAACTATGGCATCTATCTTTCCGTACTCATCCTGAACCTCCCTGAGAAGTTCGATTATTATTCCCGGATTCTCTGTAACGCGGTTCCTGTCCACGGAAGCGTCTATTATGATTTCTCCAGTCTCGTCGTCGAAGCCGAAGATGTCCATGCTCTTCGTCCCGGAGTCAATCCCAACCGCCTTAACCATCCAGCACCACCATTCCCCTGTTGTCGGCCTTCGTAATGAAAACCTCACCACCGTCGCCGTTCTCCCGCAGGAAGGCTTCAACCTCTGCCCTGAGCCTTTCAGCATGTTCAATACCATCAACAAGACCGTAGAAAGTCGGCCCCCAGCTCGTCTGGCAGGCGCAGTAGGCCCTTTCGAGCATCAGCTTGATTCCCTCGTTCACTATGTCGCAGCAGTAGACGTTCTCCTGGTAGTCACTCCAGAACTCGCCGAGGAGATGGTTGAACTGGTACAGACCTTCTCCGAAGGTTTTGATGTCCCGCTCAACGAAAGCGGGAAGGATCTTCATGAGGACTATCCGTGAAAGCCTGTCGGCCAGCTCCGGCGGCATCTTCTTCAGGTTTCCGAGTATCTCGTCCTCCCTCTTCCTGACCTCTGCCAGGGCTTTTCTCGGCGTCTCTGGGATGGCAACCACGAAGAGCCAGTTATCGGGCATCTCTCCCCTGAATATCAGTGGGGGAACTACTTTTTCCCGCTTATCAACCGGGAAGCCGCCCTCGTATATGAAGCCTCCAACCTTAACGGCGTAGAAGCCCAGGGCCGTTATAAGGCCTCTACGCATGGCCAAAGCAACATCCTCAAGAGACAAGCCGAGACCGTAGAGTTTGGATATGGCCGCCCCCATGGTTAGCGCAAGGGTCGTGTGAAAACCAATCCCAACCCATTTAGGAATGTACCTGTGGACAGTAATCTCAACCGGCGGAAAGTCGTAGGACTCCCTGAACCGCTTTAAAAACCTGAGGACATCAGGATCATTTGAGATGTCCCTATCGGATTTCCTGACCTCTATCTCCAGCGAAGGAATCTCGATGGCAAAACCAACTGTCCCGTAGAGCCTGCCCATGTCACCGCTGAGGTCGGGGTTCCCAGTGTGAAGATGAGCCGGCGCTTTGATTCTGATCAAATTCACCAACATCACCCCAACGGGGTTTCAATGGAGGTCATTAAAAATCTAGCCCGCGGGTTAGGTATATAAGGTCTCAAAACAAACATGCTAACATGGGGTTCGTCGAGTACTACTCAGCATTTAAAGCCTACAGCGACATAAACTCCGATGAGTACAGAAAGAGGATAGAGAACCTGGAGCCGCTACTCATGAAGTTCATGAAAACGAGAGGTAGGGTTCTCGACCTTGCCTGCGGTGTTGGAGGCTTTTCGTTCCTTCTGGAGGATCTCGGATTTAACGTAGTTGGGCTCGATAACAGCAAGTTCATGTTGGAGAAAGCAAGAGAGTTTGCGAAAGAGAAGGAGTCACGCGTAGAGTTCATAGAAGGTGACGCGAGGGAGCTCCCATTCGAAAACAACAGCTTTGACTACGTGCTCTTTATAGACAGCCTCGTCCACTTTGAGCCCCAGGACTTGGCCAAGGTTTTCAGAGAAACTGCGAGAGTGCTGAAGCCCGGAGGGAAGTTCATACTTCAGTTCACAGACCTAAGAGCGCTCCTGCCAGTTCTCGTGAACGGTCAAGTTGTCGGCGCTGAATACTGGGTAAACAAGGTTCTGCCAGACCCAGAAGAAAAGACCGTCGTCATAGAGTTCCAGAGCGAAAAGGACTCGTTCAGAGTAAGGTTCAACGTCTGGGGCAAAGTGGCCGTCGAACTGCTTGCAAAGCTCTACTTCAGGAAAATAGGGGAAGAAAGGCTTAACGAGCACTCATACTTCCAGGTCTATGAACCAAAGAAATAGAGGGATTAAGCCTCCAATTTCAGCCTTTTAATGACGAACTCCCTGTCCAGGGAAGCCAAGAACGGAGCCAGTCTCGGCCCTCTGCCCTTGCCAATGAAGAGGTTGTAGAGTGCCTTGAACCACTCCTTGCTGGGAATCCCGCGCTTCTTTGCTGTATCGAAGATGACGTTGTTCAGCTCATCGACGCTGAACTTCTCGTGCTCCTCAAGCCACTTTGCAACTTCAAGCATTGCTTCCCTAATCTCCTGCCTGAGCTCGATCTCAGGCGGCTTTTCGAGGAGCGAGAACTTAACATCATCAGGCGCGTACTTCTCGACCCAGTTTTTGGCAAGCCTTATGCGGAGCTTTATCCTTTCGATGTCCTCCTCAGTCAAGTTCTCCGGAACGTGCCCTTGCTCCTGGAGAACCCTTATTATTCCGTCCTCGTCGAGGTGGGGCATCTGGACGAGCGTCACCAGGAAGCGGAAGGGTGCCTGCGCGACCAGCCTCTCCGGGAGCTTCGGCATTGAAAGCTCGTAAGTCCTCTTCAGCTCTTCCTCTTCCTCGGGATTCTTTGCATGCTCAAGGCCGAAGTAGATGCGCTCAACCTTGTCGAACTCGTCGTAGAGGTTGAGCAGGCCGAGGCCAAGGTCTATCCTCAGCTCCTTGTTCGGCCTTGCCTTTGCGTAGATGAAGCGGATTATTCCAGGCTCAAGAACCTCGTAGAGGTCGCTGAGCAGAATGACGTTGCCCTTGCTTCCAGACATCTTGCCCTTCTGGCCCTTTATGCCGACGAACTCATACATGAGCGTGAGGGGCGCCTTCCAGCCAAAAACCTTTTCAACTATCTCCTTCCCGGTGTCATAGGAGCTTCCCGCGGCTAGGTGATCCTTACCAGCCGGCTCGAAGTCAACCTTAAAGTGAGCCCACCTCATCGGCCAGTCGACGCGCCAGCGGAGCTTCACGTTGCCTTCCCTTATGTCGGTCTCTCCTTCTCTGCCGCAGTGGGGGCACTTATAAGACACCTTCCACTCGCCGTCCCAGGATACGAACTCAGCCTCCCTCCTGCAGTACGGGCAGTAGATCATGACAGGCTGCCAAGAGTCTTCGAGGGGCGGCTGCTTTGCCCTCTCGCGGTACTTGTCAAGGATTGCCTTTATCTCGTCCCTCTTCTCAAGGGCGAGCCTTATTTCCTCGGCATACTCACCGCTCTGGTACAGCTCGCTCGCGTGGAGGAAGTCAACCTCGATGCCGAGCTTTGAGACTTCTTCCTCGAAGAGGCTCATGAAGTGGTCTGCATAGCTCTCGTGACAGCCCCAGGGGTCTGGGACCTCGCGGACTGGCTTAGTGAGGTGCTCCTTCCACTCAGGCGGAACGTTCTTTGGGACTTTCCTAAAGCGGTCGTAGTCGTCCCACATGTGGATGTGCCTAACCGTCTTGCCCCTGTCTCTTAAGGCGTGTCCAACGATGTAAGCGGTAAAAAACTCGCGAAAGTTCCCTATGTGAACGTAACCGCTCGGCGTTATTCCGCTCTCTACCACGTACTCCTCCTTGTCGCCCCTTTCCCTGATTATCTTCTCAGCCATGTAGTCTGCCCAGTGAACCATTCTTACCCACCGCGCTTAGCTAGTGGAATGTCCTTTTAAGGTTACGGCCCTTCCAGAATTACTTTACCCTGGGCAAAAGTTATAAAGTTTAGTAGTAAGCATTAAACGACACAAAAACAAAAAGGTGATCAAAGTGGAAGTTGAACTGTTGAGGAGTCAGGTCTTCTTCCCAGCGTCGCTGGAGATACAGGAAGAGCTCCTGAAGGCTGGCTTTAAAGTTCCATACGACAGAGAGAGCGGGAGGAAAACATCCGTCCCAGTGGTCGTTAGCTCAAGAGAACCGAGAAAAATTAGGGAATCGAGGCTGCTGAAGGCCAGAGAATACGAGAGCGACGGGAAGCTCGCCCTTCTCCCAGAAGAGCAGGCGGTGATCGAACTTGACATAACTGAGAAAGGCTTCCTCGTGCTGAAGCCGAAGCTCATGGAGTACCACCTTGAGGAGATGGGATTTCTTTCCGTACCCCCGAGGTTCTGGGGGACGTGGGCAAGCTTTTCGCTTCCATTTTCAGGGTATGAGAGCATCGTTGAAGAGTTCAGCGACTTCAGAGATGAAGAAGCCAGGGGCATCCAGCTTGCCTCCAAGGGTTCTGGGAGCAGAATAGAGGTTTACGCTTACAAGGGGAGAAGCAGAAAAGACCTCGGAATACCAGTTTTCGGTTACGCCCTCGGACTTCACGGATTGACCCTAGCGGATGAATACCTTAGAGATAAAGCAGGGGAGAACGAAGTTCCAGAGGAGAGGCTCCGCTACCTAAAGCTCGGGCTGAAGAAGAGAAAGGAGACAAAAGCAGGCTTGAAAGTCGGCGTAGTCTGGGAAAATGGTAAGCCGACCGAGATAACCTTGAAGCTCACGACCACAGAGCCAAGGGTAAGGATACAGGGCCTCTATGGAGAGTTGATTGGGAAGTCGAGGGGAGAACTGACGAAAACAGGGGAGTGGTACGTTGTCATACACGCTGGGGACTTCATAAACGCCCTTGAGAGCGTGTGCAGGGCTTTCGGATGAGCAAGGTATATAACCTTCCCAACGCTTTTTCATCTTTGGTGAATATAGAGTGGACTTTAGCTGGGTTCCCTACGCACTAATTGGGGCCTCTATCATAGTTGAGACCATCTGGCTTACAAAGTACCTCGGGCAGGAATGGGCCTGGGTGAACAGGAAGCTCATACACTTCAGCATTGTGCCCGCGATCTTGATGTTTTACTATGGACTCATTCCAAAGGAGATATTCGCACCAGCTGCTTTTGCCTTCGGTCTCGCACAGCTGTGGCCCCACCTAAAGCGGAGCGAATTCTCGTGGTATCAGCTCCAGAACAACTACGGCGAAGTATTCTTCGCCTTCTCCGCCGCCGGAATAAGCTATTTCATGCCAGTGGACTATGCAACTGCCCTTCTTTTAGCTATGGCGATAAGCGACGGGATTACCGGGATAATCAGGCACTACTACTTCAAGAGAGACGGCTTCAATGTGAAGCTCAAGAAGCACTGGACAGGGAGCTTGGGCTATTTAATAACGGCAGTTATAATCGCGATGGCTCTTCTCCAGGGGGGCACAATAGGAAAAATAGGGTGGGCATTCGCACTCATGCTCGCGGAGTACCAGCCGTGGATAGACGACAACCTCGCAGTTCCACTCGTTGGATCGGTTCTCTATCTCCTCTACTGAGCCCATCTGACCTTGAGGCTGTCCTTCTTTACCTTGTTGAACTCCTCAACGAGAGCCTTACCGGTTCTCTCCATGAATTCGTCGACATTAGTTATGCCGAGCTCCTTCAAGCCTATAGCCTCAACGCCCTCTGGAATTCCCCTAGCCTCAACATTTATACCGATGTGTATTTTCACGCTGACGGGGGAAACGGTGGCTATCGAGATGCTTAGCTTCTTTCCGTCCACGTAGATGTCGTCGCCCTTCCTTTCCGTCTTTACTCCGTATTCAGACAGAACCTCACACAGCTTCGCTATGAAGAGCTTCTGGAGGGTCGAGGCAAAGAGGGTGTTTACGAGGTCAAAGACCTCGATAATGTAGTGCACCATGTCGTCGCTCTTTATTTCCTTGCTCTGGCGGAGGTCTTCGATGTCTATCATCTCATCCACTTTGACGTCGCACTTCCCTCGGAAGACTACAACCGAGTTGCCGAGGATTCCAAAGTTTCTGTAGGCCCAGTGGCTTTGAATTGCTGAGCCGT encodes the following:
- a CDS encoding beta-ribofuranosylaminobenzene 5'-phosphate synthase family protein encodes the protein MIRIKAPAHLHTGNPDLSGDMGRLYGTVGFAIEIPSLEIEVRKSDRDISNDPDVLRFLKRFRESYDFPPVEITVHRYIPKWVGIGFHTTLALTMGAAISKLYGLGLSLEDVALAMRRGLITALGFYAVKVGGFIYEGGFPVDKREKVVPPLIFRGEMPDNWLFVVAIPETPRKALAEVRKREDEILGNLKKMPPELADRLSRIVLMKILPAFVERDIKTFGEGLYQFNHLLGEFWSDYQENVYCCDIVNEGIKLMLERAYCACQTSWGPTFYGLVDGIEHAERLRAEVEAFLRENGDGGEVFITKADNRGMVVLDG
- a CDS encoding class I SAM-dependent methyltransferase gives rise to the protein MGFVEYYSAFKAYSDINSDEYRKRIENLEPLLMKFMKTRGRVLDLACGVGGFSFLLEDLGFNVVGLDNSKFMLEKAREFAKEKESRVEFIEGDARELPFENNSFDYVLFIDSLVHFEPQDLAKVFRETARVLKPGGKFILQFTDLRALLPVLVNGQVVGAEYWVNKVLPDPEEKTVVIEFQSEKDSFRVRFNVWGKVAVELLAKLYFRKIGEERLNEHSYFQVYEPKK
- the lysS gene encoding lysine--tRNA ligase, yielding MVHWADYMAEKIIRERGDKEEYVVESGITPSGYVHIGNFREFFTAYIVGHALRDRGKTVRHIHMWDDYDRFRKVPKNVPPEWKEHLTKPVREVPDPWGCHESYADHFMSLFEEEVSKLGIEVDFLHASELYQSGEYAEEIRLALEKRDEIKAILDKYRERAKQPPLEDSWQPVMIYCPYCRREAEFVSWDGEWKVSYKCPHCGREGETDIREGNVKLRWRVDWPMRWAHFKVDFEPAGKDHLAAGSSYDTGKEIVEKVFGWKAPLTLMYEFVGIKGQKGKMSGSKGNVILLSDLYEVLEPGIIRFIYAKARPNKELRIDLGLGLLNLYDEFDKVERIYFGLEHAKNPEEEEELKRTYELSMPKLPERLVAQAPFRFLVTLVQMPHLDEDGIIRVLQEQGHVPENLTEEDIERIKLRIRLAKNWVEKYAPDDVKFSLLEKPPEIELRQEIREAMLEVAKWLEEHEKFSVDELNNVIFDTAKKRGIPSKEWFKALYNLFIGKGRGPRLAPFLASLDREFVIKRLKLEA
- a CDS encoding diacylglycerol/polyprenol kinase family protein yields the protein MDFSWVPYALIGASIIVETIWLTKYLGQEWAWVNRKLIHFSIVPAILMFYYGLIPKEIFAPAAFAFGLAQLWPHLKRSEFSWYQLQNNYGEVFFAFSAAGISYFMPVDYATALLLAMAISDGITGIIRHYYFKRDGFNVKLKKHWTGSLGYLITAVIIAMALLQGGTIGKIGWAFALMLAEYQPWIDDNLAVPLVGSVLYLLY
- a CDS encoding DUF366 family protein — protein: MELLIVRGRRIDYDGSAIQSHWAYRNFGILGNSVVVFRGKCDVKVDEMIDIEDLRQSKEIKSDDMVHYIIEVFDLVNTLFASTLQKLFIAKLCEVLSEYGVKTERKGDDIYVDGKKLSISIATVSPVSVKIHIGINVEARGIPEGVEAIGLKELGITNVDEFMERTGKALVEEFNKVKKDSLKVRWAQ